In Candidatus Gastranaerophilales bacterium, a single window of DNA contains:
- a CDS encoding DUF4268 domain-containing protein: MTEKIIPQDAFKSKKNFEEFMANHNASEIISVLADYPKANGKTIVTIADLTQNPETIINALSEIKNLPQSPFIVWIVANERENLITAAATLNKFSNKDFGVFIFKASLNNDKIEFKCLLKPETKAQGQSRAKQIQIEYWKRYFEICDEVNPDVQINPRYQHWQYLPMGKAGVALMLTISTQIKYIGVDLLINYKKSIFEELQTHQAEIEEELGILDWINEPDNKSSKIRKTLGFDITDSAQVDEAIKAHIDLAQNFKTVFSKYL; this comes from the coding sequence ATGACAGAAAAAATCATCCCTCAAGATGCCTTCAAAAGCAAAAAGAATTTTGAAGAATTTATGGCAAATCACAACGCCTCTGAAATTATATCAGTGCTTGCTGATTATCCAAAAGCAAATGGCAAAACAATCGTTACGATTGCAGATTTAACACAAAATCCTGAAACGATTATCAATGCCCTGAGTGAAATTAAAAACCTACCGCAATCGCCTTTTATAGTTTGGATTGTTGCAAATGAAAGAGAAAACTTAATCACAGCAGCAGCAACTTTAAATAAATTTTCAAATAAAGACTTTGGAGTTTTTATTTTTAAAGCCTCTTTAAACAACGATAAAATAGAGTTTAAATGCCTTTTAAAACCTGAAACAAAAGCCCAAGGACAAAGCAGGGCGAAGCAGATTCAAATTGAATATTGGAAACGATATTTTGAAATATGCGATGAAGTGAATCCCGATGTTCAAATAAATCCGAGATATCAGCATTGGCAGTATCTGCCGATGGGCAAAGCAGGTGTTGCATTGATGTTAACAATTAGCACCCAAATAAAATACATCGGGGTGGATTTACTTATAAATTACAAAAAGAGTATTTTTGAAGAGCTACAAACCCATCAGGCTGAGATAGAAGAAGAACTTGGAATTTTGGATTGGATAAATGAACCTGATAACAAATCCTCAAAAATTAGAAAAACACTGGGCTTTGATATAACTGACTCCGCACAAGTTGATGAAGCAATAAAAGCACATATTGATTTAGCTCAAAATTTCAAAACTGTTTTTAGCAAATATTTATAG
- a CDS encoding DUF4417 domain-containing protein, with protein MNWRDNIKIMNIEKGFFSSSNSYGIPDVKKDEFEVTELIPYRVDSNRNGTAHFFLDDYRFERCWKSPDSQIEELQKYQGVLSPDFSLYTNYPEAMQIWQVYRNRWCAAYWQSLGIKVIPTISWSDKGSYEFAFLGVEKSSIVAVSTVGVLNDENAKALFVQGFEKMIKRLEPSQILIYGNTLQELENYENIRWFEPYTNKFNKKKAR; from the coding sequence ATGAACTGGCGTGACAACATAAAAATAATGAATATAGAAAAAGGATTTTTTTCCTCTTCTAATTCATATGGAATCCCTGATGTAAAAAAGGATGAGTTCGAAGTAACGGAGCTCATCCCCTACAGGGTGGACTCAAACAGAAACGGAACGGCTCATTTCTTTTTAGATGATTATCGTTTTGAGAGATGTTGGAAAAGCCCTGATTCGCAAATTGAAGAATTGCAAAAATATCAGGGAGTTTTGTCGCCGGATTTTTCTTTGTACACAAATTATCCTGAAGCGATGCAAATATGGCAAGTCTATCGTAACCGTTGGTGTGCAGCATATTGGCAAAGTTTAGGAATTAAAGTTATTCCGACAATCAGTTGGTCTGACAAAGGAAGCTATGAATTTGCGTTTTTGGGTGTAGAAAAATCTTCAATTGTGGCTGTTTCAACAGTTGGCGTTTTAAATGATGAAAATGCCAAAGCTCTTTTTGTGCAAGGTTTTGAAAAAATGATAAAAAGACTTGAACCAAGTCAGATTTTGATTTATGGCAATACACTACAAGAACTTGAAAATTATGAAAATATTAGATGGTTCGAACCTTATACAAATAAATTTAATAAAAAGAAAGCGAGGTAG
- a CDS encoding DUF6088 family protein yields the protein MKKTAKNQIVSRIYGRGRGWAFTPNDFIKDFKRWEIDNSLEDLTSENRIRRILRGLYDYPLYSEILKKNVAPDIEQVANALARKFSWRIQPTGDTALNYLNLSTQVMGNYIYLSDGPSKKYDICGQILEFKRTTFKEASLQNKTAALVVQAIKAIGENKITPEFKNKLKNKFSKEEWQKIKEDGSKSPLWVYNIISEIAAEDNN from the coding sequence ATGAAAAAAACAGCGAAAAATCAGATAGTTTCCCGAATATATGGTCGAGGTAGGGGTTGGGCATTCACCCCGAATGATTTTATTAAAGATTTCAAGCGTTGGGAAATAGATAATTCACTTGAGGATTTGACAAGTGAAAATAGAATTCGCCGAATATTACGAGGACTTTATGATTATCCTTTGTATAGTGAAATTCTTAAAAAAAATGTAGCTCCTGACATTGAACAGGTTGCTAATGCATTGGCAAGGAAGTTCAGTTGGAGGATTCAACCTACAGGCGATACTGCTCTTAACTACTTAAATCTTTCAACTCAGGTTATGGGGAATTATATCTATTTATCAGATGGGCCAAGTAAAAAATATGATATATGCGGACAAATTCTTGAATTCAAACGTACGACATTTAAAGAGGCATCTTTGCAAAACAAAACAGCTGCACTTGTTGTTCAGGCAATAAAAGCCATTGGGGAAAATAAAATTACACCAGAATTTAAAAACAAGTTAAAGAATAAATTCAGTAAAGAAGAATGGCAAAAGATAAAAGAAGATGGTTCAAAATCTCCTCTTTGGGTTTACAATATTATTTCAGAAATAGCCGCCGAGGATAATAATTAA
- a CDS encoding nucleotidyl transferase AbiEii/AbiGii toxin family protein, producing MLEKIAASAETERKAVFIEAASVNKIPASMIEKDFWVCWTLNRLFSDLELQKILCFKGGTSLSKVFGVIERFSEDIDLILDWDTVLNGKEIRLGSKTQQDKRNKEINEEAQVYIATTLKEKVENTVGDICIVTIDEFDGNTLQINYPKGIEDKYLLPHIKLEIGPLAAWTPNKTYPIKPYIDGIGNITIEEIKVPTIILERTFWEKVTILHREHFRTSDKAQPERYSRHYYDLYKIGYSDFLESALQRTDLLKQVVEFKKTFYPCGWARYDLAVLGSIELMPTDENIDFLKDDYKKMQGMIFGDYPSWDDILTFLNKLQTEINS from the coding sequence ATGTTAGAAAAAATTGCCGCTTCAGCGGAAACTGAAAGAAAAGCTGTTTTTATAGAAGCGGCAAGTGTAAACAAAATTCCCGCATCAATGATAGAAAAAGATTTTTGGGTTTGTTGGACTCTTAATAGACTGTTTTCAGATTTAGAGTTGCAAAAAATACTCTGCTTTAAAGGTGGGACATCGCTTTCTAAAGTGTTTGGTGTAATCGAGAGGTTCTCCGAGGATATAGATTTAATTTTAGACTGGGATACTGTTTTAAACGGTAAAGAAATCAGATTAGGATCTAAAACACAACAAGACAAAAGAAACAAAGAAATAAATGAAGAGGCTCAAGTTTATATTGCGACAACATTAAAAGAAAAAGTTGAAAATACTGTTGGTGACATTTGTATAGTAACAATAGACGAATTTGATGGGAATACTTTACAGATAAATTATCCAAAAGGGATCGAGGATAAATATTTATTGCCACATATTAAATTAGAAATTGGACCTCTTGCTGCTTGGACTCCAAATAAAACATATCCGATAAAACCTTATATTGATGGAATTGGGAATATAACAATAGAGGAAATAAAAGTTCCAACAATCATTCTTGAGCGTACTTTTTGGGAAAAAGTTACAATTTTACACAGGGAACATTTTAGAACTTCGGATAAGGCACAACCCGAAAGATATTCTCGCCACTACTATGATTTATATAAAATTGGATATTCTGATTTTCTTGAATCGGCATTGCAAAGAACGGATTTGCTAAAGCAGGTCGTTGAATTTAAAAAAACTTTTTATCCTTGCGGATGGGCACGTTACGACTTAGCAGTGTTAGGCTCAATAGAATTGATGCCGACAGATGAAAATATTGATTTCTTAAAAGATGATTATAAAAAAATGCAAGGAATGATTTTTGGGGATTATCCAAGTTGGGATGATATTTTAACCTTCTTGAACAAACTCCAAACTGAAATTAACTCATAA
- a CDS encoding N-acetylmuramoyl-L-alanine amidase, with protein sequence MSLNKICMHWTAGSSNPCQTDIDAYHFIFDSAGKEIKGKFAPEDNINCKDGKYAKHCGGGNTGCIGLSCCGMAGFDLKNKQTKYPITQEQVEAMCAKAAKLCIKYGFQVTEETVFTHYEFDQKRPVNEREGKSDIAYLPYLPNITKEKAGDYLRNKISWYITQIKKGKAL encoded by the coding sequence ATGTCATTGAATAAAATATGTATGCATTGGACAGCAGGTTCAAGCAATCCGTGCCAAACAGATATTGATGCCTACCACTTTATATTTGATTCCGCAGGAAAGGAAATTAAAGGAAAATTCGCACCAGAAGACAACATTAATTGTAAGGATGGGAAATATGCAAAACACTGTGGCGGCGGAAACACAGGATGCATAGGTTTATCCTGCTGCGGTATGGCAGGATTTGACTTAAAAAACAAGCAAACAAAATACCCGATAACTCAAGAGCAGGTTGAAGCAATGTGTGCAAAAGCGGCGAAACTTTGCATAAAATACGGATTTCAAGTTACCGAGGAAACAGTTTTTACTCACTATGAATTTGACCAAAAACGCCCTGTAAACGAAAGAGAGGGTAAGTCAGATATTGCATATTTGCCGTATCTTCCAAATATTACAAAAGAAAAAGCCGGAGACTACTTAAGAAATAAAATCAGTTGGTATATTACACAAATCAAGAAAGGAAAAGCACTATGA